Sequence from the Bacillota bacterium genome:
CATCCGAACTTGTATCCTTTGGTTTGGCACGCTGGGCCCATCCGCCATCATTATCTCCTGTCCGCGCGGTCGGTGAAAGTGGTAATGATTAGGTTTATCTGCACACCTGCCCGCGTAGCGCAAAGTCACATGTATACCCCTCGTATCGGAGACGCTGGTGAACAGTCTGGCTGTCACCACTGCGTTGCGAGGCGGCTGTCTGGACGCTTTCACATGTGCCATAATATACAGCGCGTTCCCGTCGGGTTGCTGACGCAAAATGGCGAACTCGCAAGGACCTGGCCGCTCAGGGTCTTGCCCATCTGATTCCGTCTCTCTTTCAGGATCGGAAAAATTCCAAAAACTCTCTCTAAATTTTTTTGAATCACTCTACGGTCGGCAATAAGATAGGCGCCCATCAAGAGGTTTTCCAAAACGGTAAGCTCAGGGAAAATCCTTCGGCCTTCGGGAACCATGCTTATTCCTAACTGGGCCCTTTCATGAGCAGAAGTTTCAGTCAAGGGGTTCCCATAAAAAAGGATTTCTCCCTTTCGACATCTCACCAGACCCATAATTGCCCTGAGGGTCGTACTTTTTCCGGCCCCATTGGCTCCGATAATGGTGACCAACTCCCCCTCTTTAACCGAAAAGCTCACCCCTTTGAGGGCCAAAAACTCACCATAAGAGACTTCCATTTCTCGAACTTCTAACATCTAACCTTCCTTCCCGAGGTAGGCTTCAACCACACGGGGATTAGAACGGATCTCTTCTGGAGGCCCTTCAGCAATCTTTGAACCATGATCCAGAACCACAATCCTCCGGCATAGATCCATCACGACATGCATATTATGTTCGATCAAAAGAACTCCAATCCCCTCTTCGGCGATTTGCCGAATAAGGTCCATCAATTGAATCGATTCTTCAAACCGAAGCCCCCCCGATGGTTCATCCAGGAGAAGGAGACGGGGATGAAGGGCCAGGGCCCTTGCAATCTCGACTCTCTTTTTAATCCCCAAGGGTAGGGTTTTGGTCAATTGATGAGCATAGGGTTGAAGCCCTGTTCTTTCAATCAGTCTTCTTACTTCCTCCAAAATCTCACCCTTTCGAAAGGGTGCTATCGAATTCAATAGATTTGGATAAAAACGATGTCCTGAGGCTACCAGAATATTCGTCTCCACATCCAAATTTAAGAAGGGCCTAACGATCTGAAACGTTCTACCCACTCCTAATCGACTGATTTGATGGTGTTTTAAACGGAGAAGGGACCTTCCTTGAAAAAATATTTCCCCACCTGATGGAGAATAGATTCCGGAGATGAGATTGAAGAGGGTTGTCTTTCCTGCTCCATTGGGACCGATGATCCCCAGGATCTCTCCTTCTTCAGCGGAAAAACTAACCCGATCCAGGGCCCGAAGTCCATCAAACTCTTTACTTAGATTCTTCACTTCAAGAAGCACTCTTCCCTCACTCCCATCTTTTAATTAGATTTCGGCCCGTAGGGGAATACCCTCTTCACGGAGGTTTCAAGTTAATCCTCTCCCGATTTCCTCCATGGAGATCCAATCCTCCTAAAAAACCTTGGTAGGACCGATTCTTGGCCCAGAAGTCCTCCTGGTTGAAAACGCATCATCGCCACAAGAAGAAGCCCGTAAAGGAAAGTCCGATACTCCATAATCGGTCTCGAAATCTCAGGGAGAATCCCCAGGATGATGGCTCCAACAATGGGCCCCCATCGGGTTCCAATTCCTCCAAAAACGACCATACAGAGGATGACAATGGATTGTCCAAACCCAAAATTTTGAGGCATGATAAAGGTCAAAAAATGGGCATAGAACCCTCCAGCAAGACCAGCAATGGCGCTACCAAGGATAAAGGCGATCACCTTAAACCGGACAATATCCACTCCCATTGCCCCTACAGCCACTTCATCCTCCCGAATGGA
This genomic interval carries:
- a CDS encoding ATP-binding cassette domain-containing protein codes for the protein MLEVREMEVSYGEFLALKGVSFSVKEGELVTIIGANGAGKSTTLRAIMGLVRCRKGEILFYGNPLTETSAHERAQLGISMVPEGRRIFPELTVLENLLMGAYLIADRRVIQKNLERVFGIFPILKERRNQMGKTLSGQVLASSPFCVSNPTGTRCILWHM
- a CDS encoding ABC transporter ATP-binding protein codes for the protein MLLEVKNLSKEFDGLRALDRVSFSAEEGEILGIIGPNGAGKTTLFNLISGIYSPSGGEIFFQGRSLLRLKHHQISRLGVGRTFQIVRPFLNLDVETNILVASGHRFYPNLLNSIAPFRKGEILEEVRRLIERTGLQPYAHQLTKTLPLGIKKRVEIARALALHPRLLLLDEPSGGLRFEESIQLMDLIRQIAEEGIGVLLIEHNMHVVMDLCRRIVVLDHGSKIAEGPPEEIRSNPRVVEAYLGKEG